A single Primulina eburnea isolate SZY01 chromosome 11, ASM2296580v1, whole genome shotgun sequence DNA region contains:
- the LOC140805913 gene encoding adagio protein 1-like encodes MEWDSNSESDLSSVDEEEEKVGEGLGFLLRKSGDGELPFPVDALLQPANCGFVVTDALEPDNPIIYVNSAFEMVTGYRAEEVLGRNCRFLQCRGPYAKRRHPLVDPTVVAEIRRCLEVGIEFRGELLNFRKDGSPMMNKLHMTPIYGEDETLTHIIAIQVFLETNLDLGSLPGSSAKESAGASERLRFKFSPHGAVSDGIRNINRGVCGIMELSDEVLALKILSRLTPRDIASVGSVCRRFYELTRNEDLWRLVCQNAWGIETTQVLETVSGAKQLGWGRLARELTTLEALAWRKLTVGGIVEPSRCNFSACAVGSRVVLFGGEGVNMQPMNDTFVLDLNSCKPEWQHFKVSSPPPGRWGHTLSCVNGSHLVLFGGCGREGLLNDVFILDLDAKHPTWREISSLAPPLPRSWHSSCTLDGTKLIVSGGCADSGVLLSDTFLLDLSLERPVWREIPVTWAPPSRLGHTLSVYGGRKILMFGGLAKSGPLRFRSSDVFTMDLSEEEPCWRSVTGSGMPGSGNPGGIAPPPRLDHVALNLPGGRIVVFGGSVAGLHSASQLYILDPMEEKPTWRILNVPGRPPRFAWGHSTCVVGGTRVIVLGGQTGEEWMLGELHELSLASSVV; translated from the exons ATGGAGTGGGACAGCAACTCGGAATCCGATCTGAGCAGCGTGGATGAGGAGGAGGAGAAGGTTGGAGAAGGATTAGGGTTTCTGTTGCGGAAGAGCGGTGACGGGGAATTGCCGTTCCCTGTCGACGCGCTTTTGCAACCTGCGAATTGTGGATTTGTCGTCACGGATGCTTTGGAGCCAGATAATCCTATAATTTACGTTAATTCTGCGTTCGAGATGGTTACTGGGTATCGGGCGGAGGAAGTTCTTGGTCGTAACTG TCGTTTTCTGCAATGTCGAGGCCCATATGCTAAGAGAAGGCATCCTCTTGTGGATCCCACTGTAGTTGCTGAGATACGAAGATGCCTTGAAGTAGGGATTGAATTTCGAGGAGAGTTGTTAAATTTTAGAAAAGATGGATCGCCAATGATGAATAAattgcatatgacccctatctaTGGCGAAGACGAAACTTTAACTCATATAATTGCCATACAGGTCTTTTTAGAAACAAATCTTGATTTGGGTTCCCTTCCAGGATCATCAGCCAAGGAATCTGCTGGAGCATCTGAACGGTTAAGATTTAAATTTTCTCCTCATGGAGCAGTTTCAGATGGGATCAGAAATATTAACCGTGGTGTTTGTGGAATTATGGAGTTAAGTGATGAAGTTCTTGCTCTAAAGATTCTTTCACGGCTGACACCAAGGGACATTGCATCTGTGGGCTCTGTTTGTCGGCGATTTTATGAGCTGACAAGGAATGAAGATCTATGGCGATTGGTGTGTCAAAATGCATGGGGCATTGAAACAACTCAAGTATTAGAAACTGTTTCTGGTGCTAAACAACTAGGGTGGGGCAGATTGGCAAGGGAACTTACCACTCTCGAAGCGCTAGCTTGGAGAAAGCTGACTGTTGGAGGCATTGTTGAACCCTCACGTTGCAACTTCAGTGCATGCGCGGTCGGGAGTCGTGTGGTTCTTTTTGGTGGAGAGGGTGTGAACATGCAACCCATGAATGATACTTTCGTGCTGGACCTGAACTCTTGCAAGCCAGAGTGGCAACATTTCAAAGTTAGCTCTCCACCTCCTGGGCGATGGGGTCACACCCTTTCTTGTGTTAATGGTTCTCATCTTGTCCTGTTTGGTGGTTGTGGGAGAGAAGGTTTACTTAATGATGTTTTTATTTTAGATTTGGATGCTAAACATCCCACATGGCGTGAAATATCCAGCTTGGCTCCTCCACTTCCTAGATCTTGGCATAGTTCCTGCACCCTTGATGGGACCAAACTGATAGTTTCTGGTGGCTGTGCAGATTCTGGGGTGCTTCTCAGCGACACCTTCTTACTCGATCTTTCATTGGAAAGACCTGTATGGCGAGAGATACCCGTCACTTGGGCTCCACCTTCAAGATTGGGCCACACATTGTCTGTTTATGGTGGCAGGAAAATATTGATGTTTGGTGGTCTTGCCAAGAGTGGCCCTCTTCGTTTCCGGTCAAGTGATGTGTTCACCATGGATTTGAGCGAGGAAGAACCGTGTTGGAGAAGTGTGACTGGGAGTGGCATGCCTGGTTCTGGGAATCCTGGAGGAATCGCTCCTCCTCCTCGACTAGATCACGTGGCTCTGAATCTTCCTGGTGGTAGGATTGTTGTTTTTGGTGGCTCGGTGGCTGGCCTTCACTCTGCATCCCAGCTCTATATACTTGATCCAATGGAAGAGAAGCCAACATGGAGGATTCTAAATGTACCGGGGAGACCCCCAAGATTTGCGTGGGGACATAGCACGTGTGTTGTTGGGGGGACGAGAGTTATAGTCCTTGGAGGTCAAACTGGGGAAGAGTGGATGCTAGGTGAGCTTCACGAACTCTCTCTTGCAAGCTCTGTCGTCTGA
- the LOC140805914 gene encoding uncharacterized protein isoform X1: MPTPFFASHVCVSPASVWGFCFFLSTAAALFSCFCSGFRLSSLHRSAFVDVRGTSNNAGAILVLGRDLVVVPKLIHPLPPAISSPETSPECHIKTRRCRNSMLTEHLHPLEAVLKLLMTEVLLLGFRFCFQIFFLYFFQACVNVPGISCDCT; this comes from the exons ATGCCTACTCCGTTCTTTGCTTCTCATGTTTGCGTTTCTCCTGCTTCTGTTTGGGGCTTCTGTTTTTTCCTCTCCACCGCGGCTGCGCTCTTCTCCTGCTTCTGTTCGGGGTTTCGGCTTTCTTCTCTCCACCGCTCGGCTTTTGTCGATGTTCGAG GTACTTCAAATAATGCTGGTGCTATCTTGGTATTGGGCAGAGATTTAGTTGTTGTTCCAAAACTAATTCACCCACTACCCCCCGCAATTTCATCTCCAGAGACTTCTCCCGAATGCCATATAAAGACACGTAGATGCAG GAACTCAATGCTAACAGAACACCTACACCCACTAGAGGCCGTCCTCAAGCTGCTAATGACCGAGGTTCTCTTGCTTGGATTTAGATTTTGCTTCCAGATTTTTTTCCTATACTTCTTCCAGGCTTGTGTTAATGTACCTGGAATTTCCTGTGATTGTACATAG
- the LOC140805914 gene encoding uncharacterized protein isoform X2, translating into MGTSNNAGAILVLGRDLVVVPKLIHPLPPAISSPETSPECHIKTRRCRNSMLTEHLHPLEAVLKLLMTEVLLLGFRFCFQIFFLYFFQACVNVPGISCDCT; encoded by the exons ATGG GTACTTCAAATAATGCTGGTGCTATCTTGGTATTGGGCAGAGATTTAGTTGTTGTTCCAAAACTAATTCACCCACTACCCCCCGCAATTTCATCTCCAGAGACTTCTCCCGAATGCCATATAAAGACACGTAGATGCAG GAACTCAATGCTAACAGAACACCTACACCCACTAGAGGCCGTCCTCAAGCTGCTAATGACCGAGGTTCTCTTGCTTGGATTTAGATTTTGCTTCCAGATTTTTTTCCTATACTTCTTCCAGGCTTGTGTTAATGTACCTGGAATTTCCTGTGATTGTACATAG
- the LOC140805915 gene encoding uncharacterized protein isoform X2, producing MPIKSESSTPPPRIGKIGPYTVFVTPPATPNATPKPISPRKVDPVEDPIQKPVQAPTPPPVMAPPAQFYKEKPSSFAFIWDAVAKVQSAHASIDEQVAHWFGLNQSKYQWALDDYYETNGKRRRHRLNLEN from the exons atgccAATCAAGAGCGAATCCTCGACTCCGCCGCCGAGAATCGGCAAGATCGGGCCATACACGGTGTTTGTGACTCCTCCAGCTACACCCAATGCCACCCCAAAACCGATTTCTCCTAGAAAAGTCGACCCGGTTGAGGACCCGATTCAGAAGCCGGTTCAGGCCCCAACGCCTCCCCCAGTTATGGCTCCGCCAGCGCAGTTCTACAAAGAAAAGCCCTCTTCTTTTGCTTTCATCTGGGATGCCGTTGCGAAAGTTCAAAGTG CCCATGCGAGTATAGACGAGCAAGTGGCGCATTGGTTTGGCTTGAACCAGTCGAAATATCAATGGGCACTAGATGATTACTATGAAACCAATGGAAAG AGGCGAAGACACAGACTAAACCTGGAAAATTAG
- the LOC140805915 gene encoding uncharacterized protein isoform X1 translates to MPIKSESSTPPPRIGKIGPYTVFVTPPATPNATPKPISPRKVDPVEDPIQKPVQAPTPPPVMAPPAQFYKEKPSSFAFIWDAVAKVQSAHASIDEQVAHWFGLNQSKYQWALDDYYETNGKNQTEAKTQTKPGKLENV, encoded by the exons atgccAATCAAGAGCGAATCCTCGACTCCGCCGCCGAGAATCGGCAAGATCGGGCCATACACGGTGTTTGTGACTCCTCCAGCTACACCCAATGCCACCCCAAAACCGATTTCTCCTAGAAAAGTCGACCCGGTTGAGGACCCGATTCAGAAGCCGGTTCAGGCCCCAACGCCTCCCCCAGTTATGGCTCCGCCAGCGCAGTTCTACAAAGAAAAGCCCTCTTCTTTTGCTTTCATCTGGGATGCCGTTGCGAAAGTTCAAAGTG CCCATGCGAGTATAGACGAGCAAGTGGCGCATTGGTTTGGCTTGAACCAGTCGAAATATCAATGGGCACTAGATGATTACTATGAAACCAATGGAAAG AATCAAACAGAGGCGAAGACACAGACTAAACCTGGAAAATTAGAGAATGTATAA
- the LOC140805917 gene encoding RING-H2 finger protein ATL43 has protein sequence MGNLNLLPFLWLFFFMIFMSNFSFTTALDDGDIASTRYAPPPPPATPQQAISDSSGSSRVTPFKPGITIIVGVLTTIFSITFLLLLYVKHCKRGTNVSSSRGHLPSRNHSGINRKVIESLPMFRFSSLRGQKDGLECAVCLNKFEADEVLRLLPKCKHAFHVECVDTWLDAHSTCPLCRYRVDPEDVLLVVDFHDSRSLFNNQETPRPSAVLSPGIIVNPRISGRHSSAAERGRSMEIIVEDPGEVSRGRVSLDSWKSRRKPKINEPENSMRRTVSEVGKPGQAPVVAENTGRKSLDSWRSFCMKSGNETRKDGQLLVAHNGEKHRLEHRIIISTEETGAADQHQRWSDVQPSELLYLKSEMIMSERREEEGSGRGVITGRSVSEITGVSRYRSNERERHEVREGVVMRWLAWISQSPQYKHQKPAVQSSSSSSSAVVV, from the coding sequence ATGGGCAATCTCAATCTTTTGCCCTTCCTCTGGCTATTCTTCTTCATGATTTTCATGAGTAATTTCTCCTTTACAACAGCATTAGATGACGGTGATATTGCCAGCACCCGTTACGCTCCTCCGCCTCCTCCCGCGACGCCGCAGCAGGCGATTTCGGATTCTTCGGGAAGTTCTCGAGTCACCCCGTTCAAGCCGGGAATCACCATAATTGTCGGAGTGCTCACGACTATATTTTCCATCACTTTTTTGTTACTTCTGTACGTGAAGCATTGCAAGAGGGGTACTAACGTTAGCAGTTCCAGGGGTCACCTACCATCCAGGAATCATTCAGGAATCAATAGAAAAGTAATCGAATCTCTTCCCATGTTTCGATTCTCATCGCTGAGAGGGCAAAAAGACGGCTTGGAATGCGCGGTTTGTCTCAACAAATTCGAGGCCGACGAGGTGCTGAGGCTGCTGCCTAAGTGCAAACACGCGTTCCACGTCGAGTGTGTGGATACATGGCTCGACGCGCACTCCACATGCCCACTGTGCAGGTACCGGGTCGACCCGGAAGACGTGCTCCTCGTGGTGGATTTCCACGACAGCAGATCCTTGTTTAACAATCAAGAAACGCCACGCCCCAGCGCAGTGCTGTCCCCAGGCATTATCGTTAACCCGAGGATCTCCGGGCGGCATTCATCCGCGGCGGAGAGAGGAAGATCGATGGAAATCATAGTGGAGGATCCCGGGGAGGTTTCGAGAGGAAGAGTTTCGTTGGATAGTTGGAAATCCAGGAGGAAACCCAAGATCAACGAACCAGAAAACTCAATGAGGAGAACCGTAAGCGAGGTCGGAAAACCCGGGCAGGCGCCGGTAGTAGCGGAAAACACGGGCAGAAAATCCCTGGACAGCTGGAGGTCATTTTGCATGAAATCGGGGAACGAGACCCGGAAAGACGGACAGCTGTTGGTTGCGCATAATGGAGAGAAACATCGCCTGGAACATCGGATCATAATCTCCACGGAAGAAACAGGTGCGGCGGATCAACACCAGCGTTGGAGCGACGTGCAACCGTCGGAGTTACTGTATCTGAAGTCGGAGATGATAATGAGCGAGAGAAGGGAAGAAGAGGGGAGTGGCAGAGGTGTAATTACGGGGAGAAGCGTGTCTGAAATCACAGGAGTTAGTAGGTATAGGAGTAATGAGAGAGAGAGACATGAAGTTAGAGAAGGGGTTGTAATGAGGTGGTTGGCTTGGATTTCACAATCCCCACAGTACAAGCATCAGAAGCCAGCTGTACAATCCtcgtcttcttcttcttccgcAGTTGTCGTTTAG